From one Candoia aspera isolate rCanAsp1 chromosome 17, rCanAsp1.hap2, whole genome shotgun sequence genomic stretch:
- the LOC134506875 gene encoding sodium/potassium-transporting ATPase subunit alpha-2 yields the protein MGKGTGRESAPSGPPAENGGGRKKQKEKELDELKKEVNLDDHKLSLDEISRKYQVDLSRGLTSTRAAEILAQDGPNALTPPPTTPEWVKFCRQLFGGFSILLWIGAILCFLAYGIQAAMEEEPANDNLYLGVVLAAVVIVTGCFSYYQEAKSSKIMDSFKNMVPQQALVIREGEKIQINAENVVVGDLVEVRGGDRIPADLRVISSHGCKVDNSSLTGESEPQTRSPEFTHENPLETRNICFFSTNCVEGTARGIVISTGDRTVMGRIASLASGLEVGRTPIAMEIEHFIRIITGVAVFLGMSFFILSLILGYTWLEGVIFLIGIIVANVPEGLLATVTVCLTLTAKRMARKNCLVKNLEAVETLGSTSTICSDKTGTLTQNRMTVAHMWFDNQIHEADTTEDQSGATFDKRSPTWTALARIAGLCNRAVFKAGQDKIPISKRDTAGDASESALLKCIELSCGSVKKMRDKNHKVTEIPFNSTNKYQLSIHEPEDKPNGHILVMKGAPERILDRCDTILLQGQEVPLDEEMRDAFQNAYLELGGLGERVLGFCQFYLPEDQFPRGFKFDSDDINFPITNLCFVGLMSMIDPPRAAVPDAVGKCRSAGIKVIMVTGDHPITAKAIAKGVGIISEGNETVEDIAVRLNIPINQVNPREAKACVVHGSDLKDMSPEHLDEILKNHTEIVFARTSPQQKLIIVEGCQRQGAIVAVTGDGVNDSPALKKADIGIAMGIAGSDVSKQAADMILLDDNFASIVTGVEEGRLIFDNLKKSIAYTLTSNIPEITPFLLFIIANIPLPLGTVTILCIDLGTDMVPAISLAYEAAESDIMKRQPRNPKTDKLVNQRLISMAYGQIGMIQALGGFFTYFVILAENGFLPTTLLGIRLDWDDRSKNDLEDSYGQEWTYEQRKVVEFTCHTAFFASIVVVQWADLIICKTRRNSVFQQGMK from the exons ATGGGGAAAGGG ACTGGGCGAGAGTCGGCGCCCTCGGGGCCCCCGGCCGAAAATGGCGGAgggaggaagaagcagaaggagaaggagctgGATGAGCTGAAGAAGGAAGTGAACCTG GATGACCACAAACTATCCCTGGACGAGATCAGCCGGAAGTACCAAGTCGACCTCTCCAGG GGCCTGACCAGCACCCGGGCCGCCGAGATCCTGGCCCAGGACGGCCCCAACGCCCTGactcccccacccaccacccCAGAGTGGGTCAAGTTCTGCCGGCAGCTCTTCGGGGGCTTCTCCATCCTCCTGTGGATCGGGGCCATCCTCTGCTTCCTGGCTTACGGCATTCAGGCAGCCATGGAGGAGGAGCCTGCCAACGACAAC CTCTATCTGGGCGTGGTGCTGGCCGCAGTCGTCATTGTCACCGGCTGCTTCTCCTACTACCAGGAGGCCAAGAGCTCCAAAATTATGGACTCCTTCAAAAACATGGTGCCTCAG CAAGCCCTGGTGATCCGGGAAGGAGAGAAGATCCAGATCAACGCGGAAAATGTGGTGGTGGGGGATCTGGTGGAGGTACGAGGTGGGGACCGGATTCCTGCTGACCTGCGGGTGATCTCCTCTCATGGGTGCAAG GTGGACAACTCCTCCCTGACGGGCGAGTCGGAGCCTCAAACCCGGTCCCCAGAATTCACGCATGAGAACCCCCTGGAGACACGCAACATCTGCTTCTTCTCCACCAACTGCGTGGAAG GCACCGCGCGGGGCATAGTCATCTCCACGGGGGACCGGACCGTGATGGGGCGCATCGCCTCCCTGGCTTCCGGGCTGGAGGTGGGCCGCACCCCCATCGCCATGGAGATTGAGCACTTCATCCGCATCATCACCGGGGTGGCCGTCTTCCTGGGCATGTCCTTCTTCATCCTCTCCCTCATCCTTGGCTACACCTGGCTGGAGGGGGTCATCTTCCTGATTGGCATCATCGTAGCCAATGTGCCCGAAGGGCTTTTGGCCACCGTCACG GTCTGCCTGACCCTCACCGCCAAGCGCATGGCCCGGAAGAACTGCCTGGTGAAGAACCTGGAGGCCGTTGAGACGCTGGGATCAACCTCCACCATCTGCTCGGACAAGACGGGCACCCTTACCCAGAACCGCATGACCGTGGCCCACATGTGGTTCGACAACCAGATTCACGAGGCAGACACCACCGAGGACCAATCTG GAGCAACTTTTGACAAGCGTTCACCCACCTGGACGGCTCTGGCCCGCATCGCAGGGCTGTGCAACAGGGCCGTCTTCAAGGCGGGACAGGACAAGATCCCCATTTCCAAG AGAGACACGGCCGGGGATGCCTCTGAGTCCGCGCTCCTGAAGTGCATTGAGCTCTCTTGTGGCTCCGTCAAGAAGATGCGTGACAAGAACCACAAAGTGACCGAGATCCCCTTCAACTCCACCAACAAATACCAG ctctcCATCCACGAGCCAGAAGACAAGCCAAACGGGCACATCCTGGTGATGAAGGGGGCCCCCGAGCGCATCCTTGACCGCTGCGACACCATTCTCCTCCAAGGACAGGAGGTGCCCCTGGACGAGGAGATGCGCGACGCCTTCCAGAACGCCTACCTGGAGCTGGGCGGGCTGGGCGAGAGAGTGCTGG GGTTCTGCCAGTTCTACCTTCCCGAAGACCAATTTCCCCGTGGCTTTAAGTTTGACTCAGATGACATCAACTTCCCGATCACCAACCTCTGCTTTGTGGGGCTGATGTCCATGATTGACCCCCCTCGAGCCGCCGTGCCAGACGCTGTGGGGAAGTGCCGAAGCGCTGGGATCAAG GTGATCATGGTGACAGGTGACCACCCCATCACAGCCAAGGCCATTGCCAAGGGGGTGGGCATCATCTCCGAGGGCAACGAGACTGTGGAAGACATTGCCGTCCGGCTTAACATCCCCATCAACCAGGTCAATCCTCG GGAAGCCAAAGCCTGCGTGGTCCACGGCTCTGATCTCAAAGACATGAGTCCTGAGCATCTGGATGAAATCCTGAAGAACCATACTGAGATTGTCTTTGCCCGCACATCCCCGCAACAGAAGCTCATCATCGTAGAGGGCTGCCAGAGGCAG GGGGCCATTGTGGCTGTGACAGGGGATGGGGTGAACGATTCCCCTGCCCTCAAGAAAGCGGACATCGGGATTGCCATGGGCATCGCCGGCTCCGACGTCTCCAAGCAGGCTGCGGACATGATCCTCCTAGATGACAACTTTGCCTCCATTGTCACAGGTGTAGAGGAAG GCCGCCTGATCTTCGACAACCTGAAGAAATCCATCGCCTACACGCTAACCAGCAATATTCCGGAGATCACCCCCTTCCTCTTGTTCATCATTGCCAACATCCCTCTGCCCTTGGGCACTGTCACCATCCTGTGCATTGACCTGGGCACAGACATG GTGCCCGCCATCTCCCTCGCCTACGAGGCAGCTGAAAGTGACATCATGAAAAGGCAGCCGAGGAACCCGAAGACGGACAAGCTGGTGAACCAGCGCCTGATCAGCATGGCCTACGGGCAGATTG GCATGATCCAGGCCCTCGGGGGCTTCTTCACCTATTTTGTCATCCTGGCCGAGAACGGCTTCCTTCCCACCACCTTGCTGGGCATCCGCCTGGACTGGGACGACCGTTCCAAAAATGACCTTGAGGACAGCTACGGCCAAGAGTGG ACATACGAGCAGCGGAAGGTGGTGGAATTCACCTGCCACACTGCCTTCTTTGCCAGCATTGTGGTGGTGCAGTGGGCCGACCTGATCATCTGCAAGACCCGCAGGAATTCCGTCTTCCAGCAGGGCATGAAGTGA